The following are encoded together in the Astyanax mexicanus isolate ESR-SI-001 chromosome 8, AstMex3_surface, whole genome shotgun sequence genome:
- the LOC103025354 gene encoding piggyBac transposable element-derived protein 4 produces the protein MEVRGRPGCGAGGAVAGGESESEQSEPESEPESEPESEDSDSSYDSIDEDALIEGIDPVLDRDFKVEDTNEEWKPSPEQQGTLPGLSPLPVKKRRITELSPASTSSHLLSESSSPTSGSSSVEDDKGETWHDISEDDEQPDIPKFYPKRCPGSQLAPNAAYSPLELFQIFMSESVVGTIVANTNAFARKRAQAVKQFDWFPLTVQEFYTYIGIVIFASLMQLKTLNDYWSEKAIYSLPFPRSVISKKRFLAITWNLHLCDPEKVEENKSRKGGAGYDRLFKIKPLYTSLLLACQTCFQPKRELRVVKKIVSSSSCIGPKSTKHGYGYKLFILVDSATGYSWNFFVYNGSSFKKTGKGLGYDLVTELVRNSLLGTGYKLYLDQFYTSPALLSDLYAKEMLACGMIPTNRLGFPRAKLNDIPANAARGTIRWTRRGELLFVKWKDTREVAICTNFHKAYNEDTINKRVKDNQGVLQKRQVPIPCAFKDYNTVMDREVHSDALLRYNNALHQTKRWYMTFFYHFIDIAVENSFILHKELAKQNGKDALTSKHFREALVTDLTKVCTRSAPLSQRSVENECYPSFFTEDPSAGRRVCALCKLNNKTMKTPAYCMKCQVPLCLMPKRNCFLQWHQEGFQYGV, from the exons ATGGAGGTGCGGGGCAGGCCGGGATGCGGGGCGGGGGGAGCCGTTGCGGGGGGTGAGTcagagagtgagcagagtgaaccGGAGAGTGAACCAGAGAGTGAACCGGAGAGTGAAGATTCGGACAGTTCTTATGACTCTATAGATGAGGATGCGCTGATAGAGGGTATAGACCCTGTTCTGGACCG TGATTTTAAGGTTGAGGACACCAATGAAGAATGGAAGCCAAGTCCAGAACAACAAGGAACATTACCTGGGTTGTCACCTTTGCCAGTGAAGAAACGTAGGATTACAGAACTGTCACCTGCATCAACGTCTTCTCATCTTCTCTCTGAGAGCTCCAGCCCTACCTCTGGATCATCTTCAGTTGAAGATGATAAGGGAGAAACTTGGCATGACATTTCGGAAGACGACGAACAGCCTGATATCCCTAAGTTCTATCCAAAGCGCTGTCCAGGCTCTCAGCTTGCCCCAAATGCTGCGTACTCTCCCCTTGAATTATTTCAGATTTTCATGTCCGAGTCAGTTGTCGGAACGATCGTTGCAAATACAAATGCATTCGCTAGAAAAAGAGCTCAGGCTGTGAAACAGTTTGATTGGTTTCCTCTCACAGTTCAAGAGTTTTACACCTACATAGGCATTGTCATATTTGCGAGTTTGATGCAGCTGAAAACTCTTAATGACTACTGGAGCGAGAAAGCGATTTATAGCCTGCCCTTTCCCCGTTCTGTCATTTCCAAAAAGAGGTTTCTGGCAATAACCTGGAACCTCCATCTGTGTGATCCAGAGAAGGTTGAGGAGAACAAGAGTCGAAAAGGAGGCGCAGGATATGACCGCCTGTTCAAAATAAAGCCTTTATATACAAGTCTGCTGCTAGCATGCCAGACATGCTTCCAACCAAAGCGTGAACTAAGGGTTGTCAAAAAGATTGTGTCTTCCAGTTCCTGCATTGGACCCAAGTCAACAAAACATGGCTACGGCTACAAGCTCTTCATTCTTGTGGATTCTGCCACTGGGTACAGCTGGAACTTCTTTGTCTACAATGGTTCGTCATTCAAGAAAACTGGCAAAGGGCTAGGCTATGATCTGGTCACAGAACTCGTCAGGAACTCTTTGCTTGGCACGGGTTATAAACTGTACCTGGACCAATTTTATACAAGCCCCGCCCTTTTGTCAGATCTGTATGCTAAAGAGATGCTTGCCTGTGGTATGATCCCTACAAACCGACTGGGCTTTCCAAGGGCAAAGCTTAATGACATTCCGGCGAATGCCGCAAGAGGAACGATCCGCTGGACAAGACGTGGCGAGCTCCTGTTCGTCAAATGGAAGGACACCAGAGAAGTGGCCATTTGCACCAATTTTCACAAAGCATACAATGAAGACACAATCAACAAGAGGGTCAAAGACAACCAGGGTGTCTTGCAGAAGAGGCAGGTCCCTATTCCATGTGCATTCAAAGATTACAACACAGTCATGGACAGAGAGGTTCACTCAGATGCCTTGCTCAGGTACAACAATGCGCTTCACCAAACCAAAAGGTGGTACATGACTTTCTTTTACCACTTTATCGACATTGCAGTGGAGAACAGCTTCATATTGCATAAAGAGTTGGCCAAGCAGAACGGTAAGGATGCATTGACGAGCAAGCACTTCAGAGAAGCACTCGTGACGGACTTGACCAAAGTCTGCACTCGGTCGGCTCCTCTTTCACAACGTTCGGTGGAGAATGAATGCTACCCATCGTTTTTCACagaagaccccagtgctgggagaagAGTCTGCGCTTTGTGCaaactaaacaacaaaacaatgaAGACTCCCGCTTACTGCATGAAGTGCCAAGTGCCGCTATGCCTGATGCCCAAACGCAACTGTTTCCTTCAGTGGCACCAGGAGGGTTTTCAGTATGGAGTGTAG
- the grpel1 gene encoding grpE protein homolog 1, mitochondrial has product MASLCASALRQGCFRLLSPSAVRATPRLLCTAAQQKSNGAGSEEENGAQKPEPSPAEKALTEEKIQLEEQVKDLTDKYKRALADTENIRQRSQKMIDEAKLYGIQGFCKDLLEVADILEKATESVPKEEVTSANPHLKNLYDGLVMTEVQIQKVFSKHGLVKLDPVGQKFDPYEHEALFHAPVEGKEPGTVALVTKVGYKIHGRTLRPALVGVVKAP; this is encoded by the exons ATGGCGAGTTTGTGCGCGAGCGCGCTGAGGCAGGGCTGCTTCAGACTGCTGTCACCTTCAGCTGTACG AGCGACGCCCCGGCTCCTCTGCACGGCGGCCCAGCAGAAGAGTAATGGAGCGGGATCAGAGGAGGAGAATGGAGCACAGAAACCAGAACCGTCTCCTGCAGAGAAAGCCTTAACCGAGGAGAAGATCCAGCTGGAGGAACAGGTCAAAGATCTGACG GATAAATACAAGCGGGCGCTGGCCGACACCGAGAACATCCGGCAGAGGAGTCAGAAGATGATAGACGAGGCTAAGCTGTACG GAATCCAGGGCTTCTGTAAAGACCTCCTGGAGGTGGCGGATATTCTGGAAAAGGCCACGGAGAGCGTTCCCAAAGAGGAAGTGACCTCAGCAAACCCTCACCTGAAGAACCTGTACGACGGGCTGGTGATGACGGAGGTGCAGATCCAGAAGGTGTTCAGTAAGCACGGTCTGGTGAAGCTGGACCCGGTGGGGCAGAAGTTCGACCCGTATGAGCATGAGGCTCTGTTCCACGCCCCCGTCGAGGGCAAGGagcccggcaccgtcgctctggTCACTAAAGTAGGCTACAAGATCCACGGCCGCACCCTCCGGCCGGCCCTGGTGGGCGTGGTCAAGGCTCCCTAG